CGGCATTCCACCAGAGAGCCAAGCTCCTCTTGTTTCCCATGGCATGGCTATCGCCCCAATCACCTTCAACTAAGGAAGACTTGACCAAGAgtgagaagttgaacaagggCAAGATATTCAATGAAAGGTACTTCTCCACAGAACATAAACCAACGGTAAATGACAATAACGTAGCCCCAAAGTTGGAGTCTAATACTTTATTCGTGCCTACAACTCCAGAAGGTAGCACAGTAAACTACTGGCTTCTCCGTTTTTTTCCATTCATGAAGCATCCCAACAGTTACCAGTCCAAATACTATGAGACTGCCACGCTTATAGCCTGTAATCGTGTAGGGGTGGAAGACGATATATTGTATACTGGATCGTCATCAATAATACAATTCTCTggaacttcatcttcggCTCCTCAAATTGATAGTGCCAACCCCAGCGTTAATGTGCTTGGGAGTTTGGGCCAAGGCGACGAGGGAGTTTTAGTAAGGGATATAGATATCGAATTTGACTAATAGAAAACTGCACTTGCAATACCAGACCACGAGTCTTATTAAAATTATCATTATTATTACTAAATACTTTTACTATTATACATGTTTACTTAGATCGTTTGATGTAATCTCTATAGATTCCATTACTGACTGTCTTGATAGCATGACGACCTTCCCAAATAGGAGCCAACCCAATGATGATAAAGGCAACGTATAACCAAATTAACCCAACTACAACATAACCTTTGTAGTATGCAGCAGACCAAATCCAATCACGGTACAATGGCAATGGCCATAACACCCATGTAAGCAAcaaaccaacaacaacaccaattTTGGCAACTTTGGAATAGAAATTCAACTCGGCTGGATCAGCTGCACGAACTCCtaagtcttcttccactgtGAAAACCTGAACATTTTCGATGGTGGACTTTTCTTTGATGGCAGACTTTTCACCTTCactttcagattcagattcagattcagatcCCGTAGCCTTGATCAAAAGCTTAGCTTCCAGCAATTCTTTCCAGTCAAATTTCTTTGGGAAAACAGTCAAACTGAGAATAATACTTACAACGGCAGGAAGGAACAAGGCAGTCAAGGAAGCGTAGAGACAAGGGATTTGCATACCAAGAGTGTCGATAGTAATTTCTCCATAGAGTTTATTGGTGGTAGTGATCCATACGGCGAAACCGAAGACCAATCCGGTAATAGGAGCGACAAAGGCAGCGATTGTGGTTTGTCTATCCCAAGTAACAGTGAAAATAAGTGGGAACACACCTGGACAGATGACGATGGACATGAAGTAGCCCATCCATGTCATGTTAACATTAACGTAGTGAAGCATAAGTGTGAAACCAGCAGCAAACAAGCCGAAAAAGACAACACCGAAATGAGCAACTCGGATCATCTGCTTGTTGTTAGCTTGAGGGTTAATGTACTTCTTGTAGATATCGAAGGATAAGATCGACGAAACAGAAATCATTTGAGCACTCGAGGTAGATGTTACAGCAAGGTAGACAGTCAACAAGACAGCACCAACACCACTATTACCCAAAACAGCTTTGACAGTATAAGGAAGAACAAAGCCAGAGTCGATTTCGAACTGAGTCATCTTTCTTGGGAAGGTTGGAAAGCTAGGATGGCCTTGCAAGATGATACTGGCACCTCCGATAATAGCACCAATTGGCCAAGTGTTTGCAAAAATCAAGACGGCTGAACCCAAGTAACTAGGAACAGTAGCCTTTACTTCAGCAGAGAACGACTTTtgccagaaagaagagtcCATGACAGTCAAACCAAAGTTACCACAAGTCAAAACCAAACCGAAGATGATAGAACCTTGAGACTTACCAGTAAGAATAGAACCTTGATAATTGCCTTCGATATATCTATCTTGAGAGTGTTCTAACAATTGAGAATAAAGGCCGTTCAAACCACCGATTTCCTTGGAAGCAAGAACCTTAGTGTTGATGacaatcaaaatcaacaacaagacGAAAGAGTGAACGTAATCAGTCAAGAATGTTGCTTTCAACCCACCAAAGGTAGTATACAATAAAACTCCGAATGGAATAAGTAATGTACTTGCAACAATTGAAAGGTTTCCAGAAATGATCGAAATGGCACCACTAGCAGATAAAAGCATAGAGGAACATGAAATCAAGTTGGTAACCAAACAgaggaacaagaaaagtatATGAGTAGCCTTTCCATATCTCAAACCGACAATTTCAAGCGAAGTGTGAGCTTGAGGAGCTCTCTTTTTAGCACTGATACCAATAAGAGCCATAACGCACATCTGCACCGATAAACCGGC
This Scheffersomyces stipitis CBS 6054 chromosome 3, complete sequence DNA region includes the following protein-coding sequences:
- the DUR5.3 gene encoding urea transport protein (go_component membrane~go_function transporter activity~go_process transport) — encoded protein: MSDTDTVFLLPKGAGYGVLLGVGAVFAIGMILTTKFLQKYLNENATSTETFSVADRSVKRFLACSSVYASWSWADEILQTVSMIYNYGVQASFYYGAGLSVQMCVMALIGISAKKRAPQAHTSLEIVGLRYGKATHILFLFLCLVTNLISCSSMLLSASGAISIISGNLSIVASTLLIPFGVLLYTTFGGLKATFLTDYVHSFVLLLILIVINTKVLASKEIGGLNGLYSQLLEHSQDRYIEGNYQGSILTGKSQGSIIFGLVLTCGNFGLTVMDSSFWQKSFSAEVKATVPSYLGSAVLIFANTWPIGAIIGGASIILQGHPSFPTFPRKMTQFEIDSGFVLPYTVKAVLGNSGVGAVLLTVYLAVTSTSSAQMISVSSILSFDIYKKYINPQANNKQMIRVAHFGVVFFGLFAAGFTLMLHYVNVNMTWMGYFMSIVICPGVFPLIFTVTWDRQTTIAAFVAPITGLVFGFAVWITTTNKLYGEITIDTLGMQIPCLYASLTALFLPAVVSIILSLTVFPKKFDWKELSEAKLLIKATGSESESESESEGEKSAIKEKSTIENVQVFTVEEDLGVRAADPAELNFYSKVAKIGVVVGLLLTWVLWPLPLYRDWIWSAAYYKGYVVVGLIWLYVAFIIIGLAPIWEGRHAIKTVSNGIYRDYIKRSK